One region of Roseovarius faecimaris genomic DNA includes:
- a CDS encoding mechanosensitive ion channel family protein, with protein sequence MEQEDVSTQAAGAATPEPAPEPAAEAQDIALDLWQEGVDFAQGLMRPWNAYQVAMILGVVVLAWLATKVVGPRLHDWLRGREGWPKWKMRFGVLLHRRLSLIFFVLLMWPLVWIMREVTWPSRSYLLGVSAQLAMAWLVIAVITRLISNGFLRTVVRYAGWAWVTLSILGITEDVQRLLDSAAVHLGETRISLWIVLQAVFVIGALFMLARFVSTTTSSRIKKNTEISPSMQVLVVKFLQVILYGMAFFIGLRAVGVDLTGLAVLSGAIGVGLGFGLQKVVSNLVSGIIILLDKSIKPGDVISLGDTFGWINSLGARYVSVVTRDGREYLIPNEDLITGQVVNWSHSNDFVRLDIYFGTSYGCDPHLVRKIAIEAAQGVERVLSFKAPVCHIVGFGDSSVDYILRFWITDPTGGLTNIRGNVYLALWDAFQEHGISIPFPQREVRLLGDEGEKEEAS encoded by the coding sequence ATGGAACAGGAAGACGTCTCAACCCAAGCGGCAGGAGCCGCCACGCCCGAACCGGCCCCGGAACCGGCGGCCGAGGCGCAGGATATCGCGCTGGACCTCTGGCAGGAGGGGGTGGACTTTGCCCAGGGGCTGATGCGCCCCTGGAACGCCTATCAGGTGGCGATGATCCTTGGTGTGGTCGTTCTGGCCTGGCTCGCCACGAAGGTTGTGGGCCCGCGCCTGCATGACTGGCTGCGCGGGCGCGAGGGCTGGCCGAAATGGAAGATGCGTTTCGGTGTGCTTCTGCACCGGCGATTGTCGCTGATTTTCTTTGTCCTGCTGATGTGGCCGCTGGTCTGGATCATGCGCGAGGTGACCTGGCCAAGCCGGTCTTACCTGCTTGGGGTTTCGGCGCAGCTTGCCATGGCCTGGCTGGTCATCGCGGTCATTACCCGCCTGATCAGCAATGGTTTTCTGCGCACGGTGGTGCGTTATGCGGGCTGGGCCTGGGTGACGCTGAGCATCCTGGGCATCACCGAGGACGTGCAAAGGCTGCTCGATAGCGCCGCCGTGCATCTGGGCGAGACGCGGATCTCGCTCTGGATCGTGCTGCAGGCTGTTTTCGTGATCGGTGCGCTGTTCATGCTGGCGCGGTTCGTGTCCACCACGACCTCAAGCCGGATCAAGAAGAACACCGAAATATCCCCCTCGATGCAGGTGCTGGTGGTCAAGTTCCTGCAAGTCATTCTGTATGGCATGGCCTTTTTCATCGGGCTGCGTGCCGTGGGGGTGGACCTGACCGGGCTCGCGGTGCTGTCCGGGGCGATCGGTGTCGGCCTCGGCTTCGGTCTGCAAAAGGTGGTGTCGAACCTGGTGTCGGGGATAATCATCCTGCTGGACAAGTCGATCAAACCCGGCGATGTGATCAGCCTTGGCGACACGTTCGGCTGGATCAACAGCTTGGGCGCGCGGTATGTCAGCGTGGTCACGCGCGACGGGCGCGAGTATCTTATTCCGAATGAGGACCTGATCACCGGGCAGGTGGTGAACTGGTCGCACTCCAATGATTTCGTGCGGCTCGATATCTATTTTGGCACGTCTTACGGCTGCGACCCGCACCTCGTGCGCAAGATTGCGATCGAGGCCGCGCAGGGCGTGGAACGGGTGCTAAGTTTCAAGGCGCCGGTCTGTCATATCGTCGGGTTTGGCGACAGCTCGGTCGATTATATCCTGCGCTTCTGGATTACGGACCCAACCGGCGGGCTGACCAATATCCGGGGTAATGTGTACCTCGCGCTTTGGGATGCGTTTCAGGAGCATGGGATCTCGATCCCCTTCCCGCAGCGTGAAGTGCGGCTGCTGGGAGACGAGGGCGAGAAGGAGGAGGCGAGCTAG
- a CDS encoding histone deacetylase family protein: MTTALLTHPDCLKHVTPDGHPERVARLDAVLSALEGKDLLRIEAPLGDEAHIERVHPRAHIDHVKASEPDAGQVPLDADTWMSPGSYAAALRGVGGAVRAVDMVLGGEVQNAFSACRPPGHHAETAKTMGFCLFGNVAIAAKHALEHHGLSRVAVVDFDVHHGNGTQDLLESDPRALFISSHQYPLWPGTGHPSETGVDNNVLNVPLAPGTDGRQIRAEMEAKILPRLAEFAPELLLVSAGFDAHRADPLAGLNWETEDFAWITEQLCDVAEAHCDGRLVSCLEGGYDLAALAEATARHVDILIARGQAV; this comes from the coding sequence ATGACCACTGCCTTGCTCACCCATCCCGATTGCCTCAAGCATGTGACCCCTGACGGCCACCCGGAACGGGTTGCCCGGCTCGACGCGGTCCTGTCGGCACTGGAGGGCAAGGACCTGCTGCGGATCGAGGCGCCTTTGGGTGACGAGGCGCATATCGAGCGGGTCCATCCGCGCGCGCATATCGATCACGTCAAGGCGTCCGAACCCGATGCGGGGCAGGTGCCTCTGGATGCCGATACCTGGATGTCACCGGGCTCCTACGCGGCGGCGCTGCGCGGCGTTGGCGGCGCTGTGAGGGCCGTGGATATGGTGCTGGGTGGTGAGGTGCAGAATGCGTTTTCGGCATGCCGCCCGCCCGGCCACCACGCCGAAACCGCCAAAACCATGGGGTTTTGCCTGTTCGGCAATGTCGCCATCGCTGCCAAACACGCGCTTGAGCATCACGGGCTCAGCCGCGTCGCGGTGGTCGATTTCGACGTGCATCACGGCAACGGTACGCAAGACCTGCTTGAGAGCGATCCGCGCGCGCTGTTCATATCCAGCCATCAATACCCGCTCTGGCCCGGCACCGGCCACCCGAGCGAAACCGGCGTCGACAATAACGTGCTCAATGTCCCTTTGGCCCCGGGCACCGACGGCCGCCAGATCCGCGCCGAGATGGAGGCGAAAATCCTGCCCAGGCTGGCGGAGTTCGCGCCCGAGCTTCTTCTGGTGTCCGCCGGGTTCGACGCCCACCGCGCCGATCCGCTGGCGGGGCTCAACTGGGAGACGGAGGATTTCGCCTGGATCACCGAACAGCTCTGCGACGTGGCGGAGGCCCATTGCGATGGCAGGCTCGTCTCCTGTCTGGAAGGCGGATATGACCTTGCGGCGCTGGCCGAGGCCACGGCGCGGCATGTGGATATTCTGATCGCGCGCGGTCAGGCCGTGTGA
- a CDS encoding ABC transporter substrate-binding protein — protein sequence MKAKLLMTAAAVSFATASFADDSSDPIVIPIHNWSSQIVMSHVVGQIFEGMGNNVEFVTTDSQAVYESVRLGDVTLELEVWEGAFGASFRTALEKGGLHDAGDHNAVTREDWWYPMWTKDACPGLPSWEALNDCAELFATAETGDKGLFLDGPVDWLKHGKERAEALGLNYVVKNAGSAAALWAHISAAEADKKPILVFNWTPNFAEAVWPGEFVEFPKWEDGCDTDPSVGPNPDALHDCGNPADGYLKKAAWDGMPDKWPNAYAVLKEISFTNAQIAEMARLVDVEEMEPEEAAEVWLEENEDVWKGWLPEGAS from the coding sequence ATGAAAGCCAAACTCTTGATGACGGCAGCCGCCGTGAGCTTTGCCACCGCCAGCTTCGCAGATGACAGCTCGGATCCGATCGTGATCCCGATTCACAACTGGTCGAGCCAGATTGTGATGAGCCACGTTGTCGGCCAGATCTTCGAAGGCATGGGCAACAATGTCGAGTTCGTCACCACGGACAGCCAGGCCGTCTACGAATCGGTCCGCCTTGGCGATGTCACGCTGGAGCTGGAAGTTTGGGAAGGGGCCTTTGGCGCGTCCTTCCGCACCGCTCTGGAAAAAGGCGGTCTGCATGACGCCGGCGACCACAACGCCGTCACCCGAGAAGACTGGTGGTATCCGATGTGGACCAAGGACGCCTGCCCGGGTCTGCCGAGCTGGGAAGCGCTGAACGACTGTGCCGAACTTTTCGCCACGGCCGAGACGGGCGACAAGGGCCTGTTCCTCGACGGGCCCGTGGACTGGCTGAAGCACGGTAAGGAACGTGCTGAGGCGCTGGGTCTGAACTACGTCGTGAAAAACGCCGGGTCGGCCGCTGCTCTCTGGGCGCATATCTCGGCTGCCGAGGCCGACAAGAAGCCGATCCTGGTGTTCAACTGGACGCCGAACTTCGCCGAAGCCGTGTGGCCGGGTGAATTCGTCGAATTCCCGAAATGGGAAGACGGCTGTGACACCGACCCGTCCGTTGGCCCGAACCCGGATGCGCTGCATGATTGCGGCAACCCGGCGGATGGCTACCTGAAGAAAGCGGCCTGGGACGGCATGCCCGACAAATGGCCGAACGCCTATGCGGTTCTGAAGGAGATTTCCTTCACCAACGCGCAGATCGCCGAAATGGCGCGTCTCGTCGACGTTGAGGAAATGGAGCCCGAAGAGGCCGCCGAGGTCTGGCTGGAAGAAAACGAAGATGTCTGGAAAGGGTGGCTGCCGGAAGGCGCCAGCTAA
- a CDS encoding LysR substrate-binding domain-containing protein codes for MLKNRTILPRLDYLLAFEVAAELESFAAAAKEMNVSETAISRKIKLLELHYDCTLFVRGHRSVRLTDQGRVLLQGIRGPLQSIAKLSEDILGKKNPSSVRLSATNSVASLWLMPRMTQFHEANQNIAINLVSSDIDEECLSDEFDLIILRGDGDWPGYEAKRLFGETIFPVCAPSYLENYRRIADVAELVSHNLIEVSTRHTEWMNWRTWLERTGADPDQIKHSTSVNTYPLAVHAAIDGLGVALGWGHLVDRHLNTGALVRPLDEAHVRTRSGYYLLRRKGASRHAERDVVADWLLAESAARKRYTKRAFHTA; via the coding sequence ATGCTGAAGAACCGCACCATTCTGCCCCGACTCGATTATCTGCTCGCCTTTGAGGTGGCCGCAGAGCTGGAGAGCTTCGCCGCTGCCGCCAAGGAAATGAACGTGAGCGAAACCGCGATCAGCCGGAAGATCAAGCTGCTGGAGCTGCATTACGACTGCACACTTTTCGTGCGCGGGCACCGGTCCGTGCGGCTGACCGATCAGGGGCGCGTGTTGTTGCAGGGCATTCGCGGCCCTCTGCAATCCATCGCGAAACTGTCCGAGGATATCCTGGGCAAGAAGAACCCCTCGTCGGTGCGGCTGTCGGCGACCAACTCGGTGGCGTCGCTGTGGCTGATGCCGCGGATGACCCAGTTTCACGAGGCCAATCAGAATATCGCGATCAACCTCGTGTCGTCGGATATTGACGAGGAATGCCTGTCGGACGAGTTCGACCTGATCATTCTGCGCGGCGATGGCGACTGGCCCGGCTATGAGGCCAAGCGGCTTTTTGGCGAAACGATCTTTCCGGTGTGTGCGCCAAGTTATCTGGAGAATTACCGCCGGATCGCGGATGTTGCAGAGCTTGTGTCACACAATCTGATCGAGGTGAGCACACGTCATACGGAATGGATGAACTGGCGGACCTGGCTGGAGCGCACGGGGGCCGATCCCGATCAGATCAAGCATTCGACATCCGTGAATACCTATCCTCTGGCGGTGCATGCGGCGATTGACGGGCTGGGGGTTGCGCTTGGCTGGGGGCATCTGGTGGACCGGCATCTGAATACCGGCGCGCTGGTGCGGCCGCTGGATGAGGCCCATGTGCGCACGCGCTCCGGTTATTACCTGCTGAGGCGCAAGGGGGCATCGCGCCATGCCGAGCGCGATGTGGTCGCCGATTGGCTTCTGGCGGAGAGTGCTGCGCGCAAACGCTACACCAAGCGCGCCTTTCACACGGCCTGA
- a CDS encoding quaternary amine ABC transporter ATP-binding protein, with protein sequence MNSDRPVISCKNVWKLFGPNPRRYLAGMPKGHSYEDIRADGYIAGVKDVTLDVAKGEMLVIMGLSGSGKSTLVRCFSRLHDITGGTIEIDGQDIMALPEKELIELRRSKMGMVFQSFGLLPHRTVLENVAFPLEMRGQDKHARRARALEVIKLVGLEGREEYFPRELSGGQQQRVGIARSLAIEPDIWFLDEPFSALDPLIRREMQDEFLRLQDMLGKTIVFITHDFDEALRLADRIAIMKDGAVEQCDTPDKIVLNPMTPYVKKFTEEIDKAHVVHANVLAGPINGAAVEGDPIPGHLTIHQLARRLVNDSRDLLPVADKSGTVTGVMERQKALDVLLGDEKNG encoded by the coding sequence ATGAACAGCGACCGTCCCGTCATTTCCTGCAAGAACGTCTGGAAACTCTTTGGACCCAACCCCCGCCGTTATCTGGCCGGGATGCCCAAAGGGCACAGCTACGAGGACATTCGTGCCGATGGCTACATCGCCGGGGTTAAGGATGTGACGCTGGATGTCGCCAAGGGCGAGATGCTGGTGATCATGGGCCTTTCAGGCTCGGGCAAATCCACTCTTGTACGCTGTTTCTCGCGCCTGCACGACATCACCGGCGGCACGATTGAAATCGACGGACAGGACATCATGGCCCTGCCGGAAAAAGAACTGATCGAGCTGCGCCGCTCCAAGATGGGCATGGTGTTCCAGTCTTTCGGCCTCTTGCCGCACCGCACAGTGCTTGAGAATGTGGCCTTTCCGCTGGAGATGCGCGGCCAGGACAAGCACGCCCGGCGCGCCCGCGCGCTGGAAGTGATCAAACTCGTCGGTCTTGAGGGCCGCGAAGAGTATTTCCCCCGCGAGCTTTCGGGTGGCCAACAGCAGCGCGTCGGCATCGCCCGCAGCCTCGCCATCGAGCCCGATATCTGGTTCCTGGACGAGCCGTTTTCCGCTCTTGACCCGCTTATCCGCCGCGAGATGCAGGACGAGTTCCTGCGCCTTCAGGACATGCTGGGCAAGACCATCGTCTTCATCACCCACGATTTCGACGAAGCCCTGCGCCTCGCGGACCGCATCGCCATCATGAAGGACGGTGCGGTCGAGCAATGCGACACGCCTGACAAGATCGTGCTCAATCCAATGACGCCCTATGTCAAGAAATTCACCGAGGAGATCGACAAGGCCCATGTGGTGCACGCCAATGTGCTGGCTGGCCCGATCAACGGCGCGGCCGTTGAGGGCGACCCCATCCCCGGCCATCTGACCATCCACCAGCTTGCCCGACGCCTTGTGAACGACAGCCGCGATCTGCTCCCCGTGGCTGACAAATCCGGCACCGTTACCGGTGTGATGGAACGGCAAAAGGCGCTCGACGTGCTCCTGGGAGACGAGAAGAATGGCTGA